A window of Zingiber officinale cultivar Zhangliang chromosome 5A, Zo_v1.1, whole genome shotgun sequence contains these coding sequences:
- the LOC121979554 gene encoding uncharacterized protein LOC121979554, whose translation MAPFEALYGRACRSPTLWDEVGESSVLGPQCIQRDAELVGTIRRRMTEAQDRQKSYADRRRRPLEFSVDDHVFLRVSPTKGILERIGEVAYRLALPPSLAGVHDVFHVSMLRKYVPHPTHILTDVSITLQPDVTYEEVPVRILDHKERQLRNKTILLVKVGWGHHSDDEATWELEDEIRARYPQLFDEGM comes from the exons ATGGCACCATTCGAGGCATTAtatggcagagcatgtagatctcctaCTTTATGGGACGAGGTTGGAGAATCGTCAGTCTTGGGACCTCAGTGTATTCAGCGAGATGCAGAGTTGGTTGGCACCATCAGACGCAGAATGACAGAAGCCCAGGACCGACAGAAAAGCTACgcggatcggagacggagacctttggagttctctgtGGATGATCACGTGTTCCTGCGAGTGTCTCCTACCAAGGGA ATACTTGAGCGGATCGGGGAGGTAGCATATCGACTGGCGCTGCCGCCTTCACTTGCTGGGGTGCATGATGTATTTCACGTGTCTATGTTGAGGAAATATGTGCCACACCCTACACATATTTTGACAGATGTCTCGATCACCCTTCAGCCAGATGTAAcgtatgaggaggttccagtgcGGATATTAGATCACAAGGAACGTCAGCTGCGAAACAAGACAATCCTATTGGTCAAGGTTGGTTGGGGGCATCATTCAGATGACGAGGCAACCTGGGAGCTGGAGGATGAGATCCGAGCGCGGTACCCACAGTTGTTTGATGAAGGTATGTAA